The following coding sequences are from one Campylobacter sp. RM16187 window:
- the ccsA gene encoding cytochrome c biogenesis protein CcsA has product MRGIKSLFFSMTSAIVLLLIFAIASGIATIVETVYDTKSAWALIYGATWFALIQLLLGINLAYNIYKYKLMDMKKLPVFIFHLSFLFMLLGSAMTRYLGFEANMHIRENTTQDRMYEMGSRLEMKTQKDGKEYKVSIPKQINAVTPHEFNIDLDVGGQKANLKYKAFYKNAEFEYYAANSGDPLIEIVVSDSQNREDVGLKPGDVRELGGVSFAFNADPTLERFVKFEYKDGNFTMTSNHNVGYFIMATNEKGEYEAKKLTEFLPMQLYTIGDINFAPKNILKKAQRRLVSKGGQFDALVADLSFNGESKEIILYENYIMPVVQTIGGQEFTASWGAREIILPFSLHLKDFELKRYPGSNSPMSYASEVIVKDPQAGDYDYRIYMNHVLDHAGYRFFQSSYDKDERGTILSVNKDPGKIPTYIGYFLLGLGLFFNVVNPHSRFRKLAKYINEDAIKNTAKACILAFACIFVAPKANAMNVAIKIDENHAKELSTVVVQSADGRMKPFDTVAREILNKVYKKDIINEANANQIALSMMIDAPYWREMPIIAVHNKELKKIIGIDENAKYAKFNDFFEYDRNTTRSSYKLTKYAESASRKRPAERGTFDKDVQKVDERLNILYMVFVGEIFTMFPKIDDPNHTWYAPASAMMYFPKEEREPISRILQEYFSGVSDALNSGNWSVPNRVLAEIKTYQEEHGKAVMPSKERIDMEILFNKYKIFQSLIPIYLFAGFGLLCFVFIKMAKPRLNINWMFKIVYSVNILAFLAHTAGLALRWYISGHAPWSNAYESMIYIAWALGLSGIVFSNRSPISMALTSILAGITLFVAHLSWMDPQITTLVPVLQSYWLTIHVSVITASYGFLGLCSLLGMFVLVLFILQGKKEHKEMSRNILEATRINEMAMILGLSLLTLGNFLGGVWANESWGRYWGWDSKETWALVSILIYAAVLHIRFIPKLNNQYAFAVTSMFAYWSIIMTYFGVNFYLSGMHSYAAGDPVPVPDFVWMSVVVMFAVSILAYFRRPEKMAKL; this is encoded by the coding sequence ATGAGAGGCATTAAATCTCTGTTTTTCAGTATGACGTCGGCTATAGTTTTGTTACTAATATTCGCTATTGCAAGCGGTATTGCCACTATAGTAGAAACCGTTTATGATACAAAAAGCGCCTGGGCTTTAATATACGGGGCTACATGGTTTGCGCTTATTCAGTTGCTTTTGGGTATAAATTTGGCATACAATATTTATAAATATAAACTTATGGATATGAAAAAACTGCCTGTTTTTATATTTCATCTAAGCTTTTTATTTATGCTGCTTGGCTCTGCCATGACTAGATATCTAGGATTTGAAGCAAATATGCATATTAGAGAAAACACAACTCAAGATAGGATGTATGAGATGGGTTCAAGGCTTGAGATGAAGACTCAAAAAGATGGAAAAGAGTATAAAGTTTCCATTCCCAAGCAGATAAATGCCGTAACCCCTCATGAATTTAACATAGATCTGGATGTAGGCGGACAAAAAGCCAATCTAAAATATAAAGCATTCTATAAAAATGCAGAATTTGAATACTATGCGGCCAATAGCGGAGATCCTCTTATAGAGATTGTGGTATCTGATAGTCAAAACCGTGAAGATGTAGGGCTCAAACCGGGAGACGTCAGAGAGCTTGGCGGGGTAAGCTTTGCCTTTAATGCCGATCCTACACTGGAAAGATTTGTTAAATTCGAGTATAAAGATGGCAATTTTACAATGACTTCAAATCATAATGTAGGCTACTTCATAATGGCAACTAACGAAAAAGGAGAATATGAGGCTAAAAAACTTACAGAATTTCTTCCTATGCAATTATATACCATAGGAGATATAAATTTCGCTCCTAAAAATATCCTTAAAAAGGCTCAAAGAAGACTTGTAAGTAAAGGCGGACAATTTGACGCTTTAGTTGCCGATTTAAGCTTTAATGGAGAGAGTAAAGAGATTATACTTTATGAAAATTACATTATGCCTGTAGTCCAAACTATAGGAGGTCAAGAATTTACAGCATCTTGGGGGGCTAGAGAGATAATTCTTCCATTTTCTCTACATCTTAAAGATTTTGAGCTCAAGAGATATCCGGGCTCAAATTCGCCTATGAGCTACGCAAGTGAAGTTATAGTAAAAGATCCTCAGGCTGGAGATTATGATTATAGGATTTATATGAACCACGTTCTTGATCATGCAGGATATAGATTCTTTCAAAGCTCTTATGATAAAGATGAGCGTGGCACAATCTTATCTGTAAACAAAGACCCTGGTAAAATTCCAACCTATATAGGCTATTTCTTGCTTGGTCTTGGACTATTTTTTAACGTAGTAAATCCACATAGCAGATTTAGAAAATTGGCAAAATATATAAATGAAGATGCAATCAAAAATACAGCTAAAGCATGTATTCTGGCTTTCGCATGTATTTTTGTAGCTCCAAAAGCAAATGCTATGAATGTTGCTATTAAAATAGATGAAAACCACGCAAAAGAATTATCAACCGTAGTGGTTCAGAGTGCCGATGGGCGTATGAAGCCTTTTGATACTGTAGCAAGAGAAATTTTAAATAAAGTCTACAAAAAAGACATAATAAACGAAGCAAACGCAAACCAAATTGCACTATCTATGATGATAGACGCTCCTTACTGGAGAGAGATGCCTATAATAGCAGTTCACAATAAAGAACTAAAAAAGATAATAGGAATAGACGAAAACGCAAAATATGCCAAATTTAATGATTTTTTCGAATATGACCGCAATACCACAAGAAGCTCTTATAAACTAACCAAATACGCAGAATCTGCAAGCCGTAAACGTCCTGCAGAGCGTGGAACCTTTGATAAAGACGTGCAAAAAGTAGATGAGCGCTTAAACATCCTTTATATGGTATTTGTAGGCGAAATTTTTACAATGTTTCCAAAAATAGACGATCCTAACCATACGTGGTATGCTCCTGCAAGTGCTATGATGTATTTTCCTAAAGAGGAGCGCGAGCCTATTAGCAGAATACTACAAGAATACTTCTCGGGAGTAAGCGATGCATTAAATAGTGGAAATTGGAGCGTTCCAAATAGGGTTTTAGCAGAGATTAAAACCTATCAAGAGGAGCACGGCAAGGCTGTAATGCCAAGCAAAGAGCGTATAGATATGGAAATTTTATTTAACAAATATAAGATTTTTCAATCATTAATACCTATATATCTATTTGCAGGATTTGGACTATTATGTTTTGTATTTATTAAAATGGCTAAACCAAGATTAAATATAAATTGGATGTTTAAAATCGTATATTCTGTAAACATCTTAGCGTTTTTAGCCCACACCGCAGGACTTGCATTGCGTTGGTACATCTCAGGACACGCGCCTTGGAGTAATGCTTATGAATCTATGATATATATAGCTTGGGCTCTTGGCCTCTCTGGTATAGTATTTTCAAATAGAAGTCCTATTTCAATGGCGCTTACTTCAATACTCGCAGGCATAACTCTTTTTGTAGCACATCTTAGCTGGATGGATCCGCAGATCACAACGCTGGTTCCTGTTCTTCAGTCGTATTGGCTTACAATCCACGTTTCAGTTATTACCGCCAGCTATGGTTTCTTAGGGCTTTGTTCTCTTCTTGGTATGTTTGTACTTGTGCTATTTATTCTACAAGGCAAAAAAGAACATAAAGAGATGTCAAGAAATATCCTAGAAGCTACTCGAATTAATGAAATGGCTATGATTTTAGGACTTAGCCTTCTTACTCTTGGTAACTTCTTGGGCGGTGTTTGGGCAAATGAGAGCTGGGGAAGATATTGGGGCTGGGACTCCAAAGAAACTTGGGCCTTGGTTTCTATACTAATATATGCCGCAGTATTACATATAAGATTTATTCCGAAGCTAAATAACCAATATGCATTTGCAGTTACATCTATGTTTGCTTACTGGTCTATTATCATGACATATTTTGGCGTAAACTTCTACTTAAGCGGTATGCACTCATATGCCGCAGGAGATCCGGTGCCTGTGCCTGACTTCGTATGGATGAGTGTAGTGGTAATGTTTGCAGTGTCAATTCTGGCATATTTTAGAAGACCTGAAAAAATGGCAAAGCTATAG
- a CDS encoding fatty-acid--CoA ligase: MGEKSLFIAIILVAVLVFVGVLLLLFKSKNKNQEPQKKNTKSPKADEDVTFNQLLGIISNPKSTKNELFGALKIFTDQFSIPPKNNGQLPDLAKSYLKFILIMASHKNADAKLIAFMSNEIKKKNPEYAREIEIYEEEGRLRRKRQYQSSPF, translated from the coding sequence ATGGGTGAAAAATCTCTATTTATTGCAATAATTTTGGTAGCAGTATTAGTCTTTGTAGGCGTTCTGCTACTACTCTTTAAATCCAAAAACAAAAATCAAGAACCACAAAAAAAGAATACAAAATCCCCAAAAGCCGATGAAGATGTCACCTTTAATCAGCTTTTAGGGATCATATCTAATCCAAAGTCAACTAAAAACGAACTATTTGGCGCCCTTAAAATTTTCACAGATCAATTTAGTATACCACCTAAAAACAATGGGCAATTGCCAGATCTTGCAAAAAGTTATCTTAAATTCATACTTATAATGGCAAGCCACAAGAATGCCGATGCTAAACTAATAGCGTTCATGAGCAATGAGATTAAAAAGAAAAATCCAGAATATGCAAGAGAGATTGAAATATATGAAGAAGAGGGAAGATTAAGGCGAAAAAGGCAATATCAATCTTCGCCTTTTTAA
- a CDS encoding phosphatidylglycerophosphatase A family protein, with product MQKVFLTFFYTGLSPKAPGTVASLVAAVFAYLILIFLSDQTLFLASILIFAASINVINDYEAKTGVHDDKSIVIDEVAGVWLAISMSSASWLSFILSVLFFRIFDIVKPSIIGRVDRDVRGGLGVMGDDMLAGFFAGLLSAMCYGALIKLEIGTDWLISIR from the coding sequence ATGCAAAAAGTTTTTTTGACCTTTTTTTATACCGGACTTAGTCCGAAGGCTCCGGGAACTGTAGCTAGTCTGGTAGCCGCAGTATTTGCCTATCTTATACTTATATTTTTATCCGATCAGACGCTTTTTCTTGCTTCTATTTTGATTTTTGCAGCAAGTATAAACGTAATAAACGACTACGAGGCAAAAACCGGTGTACACGATGATAAAAGCATAGTCATAGATGAGGTTGCTGGTGTTTGGCTTGCTATTTCAATGAGCTCTGCTTCATGGCTTAGCTTTATATTATCTGTTCTGTTTTTTAGGATTTTTGATATTGTTAAGCCTTCTATTATCGGCAGAGTCGATAGAGATGTGAGAGGCGGGCTTGGAGTGATGGGTGATGATATGCTAGCGGGCTTTTTCGCAGGTCTTTTAAGTGCTATGTGCTATGGAGCTTTGATTAAGCTTGAAATAGGAACAGATTGGCTGATTTCTATTAGATAG
- a CDS encoding sulfate adenylyltransferase, protein MSSRKNNTILINHEAYGALELIRNQIFSKFNRLMNEKEANEVYETGFLNNEPMPYSFIFAPFGKRNQECLRGANSGDKIELIKDNKIVGHIIVDTIFKFDQKNRINNIFHANEMIQNEVNQSGELAISGEVEIYSSTFSDVKKQIKRIQEESNAQKITAIMLTAEPFNRAHERLIRMTIDKADLVLLFLLKSYSSDWQLKFDLKRRVMEYFAQNYLPRNRLVIVPFENSNLFSAHMNPTLECIAANSLGADKLVVGQNHAGIGMFYDHNVVHTVLERYKEILKLEIVILPELVYCNECRTIVSTKTCPHGQHHHIKYHASTLKSLLNEGILPPAILMRRDISSMILSELFPNRFKNLQKLYDDLFPSNGLLEKHTEREFYEELMQLYQTMSLT, encoded by the coding sequence ATGTCGTCAAGAAAAAATAATACGATTTTAATAAACCATGAGGCATATGGCGCGCTTGAGCTTATACGAAACCAAATTTTTAGCAAATTTAACCGCTTGATGAACGAAAAAGAGGCTAATGAGGTCTATGAGACAGGATTTTTAAACAACGAACCGATGCCTTACAGTTTTATATTCGCACCATTTGGAAAGCGAAATCAGGAGTGTTTAAGAGGCGCAAATAGTGGCGATAAGATCGAGCTTATAAAAGATAATAAAATTGTAGGACATATTATTGTTGATACCATATTTAAATTCGATCAAAAAAATAGGATAAATAATATATTTCATGCAAATGAGATGATTCAAAATGAAGTCAATCAAAGTGGTGAACTCGCTATTAGCGGTGAGGTTGAGATTTATAGCTCTACTTTTAGTGATGTAAAAAAGCAGATAAAGAGGATACAAGAGGAGTCAAACGCACAAAAAATTACAGCGATAATGCTGACTGCGGAACCGTTTAATAGGGCTCATGAGAGGCTTATTAGGATGACTATAGATAAGGCCGATTTAGTGCTACTGTTTTTGCTTAAAAGCTATAGTAGCGATTGGCAGCTTAAATTTGATCTTAAAAGGCGGGTAATGGAGTATTTTGCTCAAAACTATCTGCCTAGAAATCGTCTTGTAATAGTACCTTTTGAAAACTCAAATTTATTTAGCGCGCATATGAATCCGACACTTGAGTGTATCGCCGCAAATAGCCTTGGCGCAGATAAACTTGTAGTAGGGCAAAACCACGCTGGAATAGGGATGTTTTATGATCATAACGTGGTTCATACTGTGCTTGAGCGATATAAGGAAATTTTAAAACTTGAGATAGTAATTTTGCCAGAGCTTGTATATTGCAATGAGTGCAGAACAATAGTAAGCACTAAAACTTGCCCGCACGGTCAGCATCACCATATAAAATATCATGCGAGCACCTTAAAATCTCTTTTAAATGAGGGAATTTTACCTCCTGCGATCTTGATGAGACGCGATATATCCTCAATGATTTTGAGTGAGCTCTTTCCGAATCGATTCAAAAATCTTCAAAAATTATATGACGATCTATTTCCTAGTAACGGCCTTTTGGAGAAACACACAGAGCGCGAATTTTATGAAGAGCTGATGCAGCTATATCAGACTATGTCACTTACTTAG
- a CDS encoding response regulator, which yields MRVLIVENEIYLAQSMATKLGDLGYECEIARTVKEGLKDEYFDVVLLSATLPGEDFYKIIHKFKSSIIILLITYISNDTVSNPIKAGVSDYIQKPFMIEELVRKIKHFEEFKRLQSFIRTYQDYLNYHFKAASNLNFDFKKFKLPMLIKCNKILNADNFVFEYAKALNLSFKFIPLEQNTDFEAIAAQNPRALLYFSNFQILRSDDKNKIYNLAMKRKLIISSTNPNETANFEILNITTDEKNFQIDEILTIDDYIKHIIVNYQENYPDTELSKKLGISRKSLWEKRKRYDVVKKK from the coding sequence ATGAGAGTTTTAATAGTAGAAAATGAAATTTACTTAGCTCAGAGCATGGCAACCAAGCTTGGAGATCTAGGTTATGAGTGCGAGATAGCAAGGACGGTTAAAGAGGGTCTTAAGGATGAATACTTCGATGTGGTGCTGCTTTCTGCGACATTGCCGGGCGAGGATTTTTACAAAATCATTCATAAATTTAAAAGCTCTATCATTATCCTCCTCATCACTTATATCAGTAACGATACGGTTTCAAACCCGATCAAAGCGGGCGTAAGCGACTATATCCAAAAGCCTTTTATGATAGAAGAGCTTGTGCGAAAGATTAAGCATTTTGAAGAGTTTAAGAGGCTTCAAAGCTTTATAAGGACATATCAGGACTATCTAAACTACCATTTCAAGGCAGCTTCTAATCTAAATTTTGACTTTAAGAAATTTAAGCTTCCTATGCTCATAAAGTGCAATAAAATTTTAAACGCCGATAACTTTGTGTTTGAGTATGCAAAGGCTCTAAATTTATCCTTTAAATTTATCCCGCTTGAGCAAAATACCGATTTTGAAGCTATCGCGGCGCAAAATCCCAGAGCGCTTTTGTATTTTTCAAATTTTCAAATTTTAAGAAGCGATGATAAAAACAAAATTTATAATCTCGCAATGAAACGAAAGCTCATCATTAGCTCGACAAATCCGAATGAGACTGCAAATTTTGAGATTTTAAACATCACTACCGATGAGAAAAATTTCCAGATAGATGAAATTCTAACGATTGATGATTATATCAAGCATATTATCGTTAATTACCAAGAGAACTATCCTGACACCGAGCTTAGCAAGAAGCTTGGGATTTCGCGAAAATCGCTTTGGGAAAAGAGAAAGAGATATGATGTCGTCAAGAAAAAATAA
- a CDS encoding bifunctional 2-C-methyl-D-erythritol 4-phosphate cytidylyltransferase/2-C-methyl-D-erythritol 2,4-cyclodiphosphate synthase, protein MFDISLVMLGAGNSTRFEMPVKKQWLRIGDEPLWLFATKNLSSHYPFKEIIIASNEDAYMSKFAPHYRFVRGGVTRQESLRNALREVSSEFVLVSDIARPCISANLLSKIIEGLNNADCVVPVLKVADTVYFEDDIIDRDRVKLVQTPQLSRTALLKKAIEGDQIYTDDSSAMRAAGAKIWYVLGEESARKITFKEDLAKIPCLKAPKNEIYFGNGFDVHAFEEGNFVTICGEKVPHKFKFKAHSDGDVATHALIDAILGAASLGDIGELFPDTDDKYKGADSIGLLKQAYRLVQSVGFELVNADITIMAQAPKLSAFKLKMAQNIAEALNISAGRINVKATTTEKLGFVGRGEGIAASVTASLRYYDWTQI, encoded by the coding sequence TTGTTTGATATATCCCTTGTGATGCTTGGAGCCGGGAATTCAACTAGGTTTGAAATGCCGGTAAAAAAGCAGTGGTTGCGCATAGGAGACGAACCGCTATGGCTCTTTGCGACTAAAAATTTAAGCTCGCATTATCCGTTTAAAGAGATAATTATAGCTAGCAACGAAGATGCTTACATGAGTAAATTTGCGCCACATTATCGCTTCGTGCGTGGTGGGGTTACACGCCAGGAGAGTTTACGAAACGCTCTTAGAGAGGTAAGTAGCGAATTTGTACTCGTTAGCGACATCGCTCGCCCCTGTATAAGTGCAAATTTGCTTTCAAAGATAATTGAAGGGCTAAACAACGCCGACTGCGTCGTGCCTGTGCTCAAGGTCGCAGATACTGTTTATTTTGAAGATGACATTATCGACAGAGACAGAGTTAAGCTCGTGCAAACCCCGCAACTTTCGCGCACAGCCTTACTTAAAAAGGCTATAGAGGGAGATCAAATTTACACAGATGATAGCTCTGCCATGAGGGCTGCCGGGGCTAAAATTTGGTATGTGCTGGGCGAAGAGAGCGCTAGAAAAATCACTTTTAAAGAGGACTTAGCCAAAATTCCTTGCTTAAAAGCGCCAAAAAACGAGATTTATTTTGGCAACGGCTTTGATGTGCATGCCTTTGAAGAGGGAAATTTCGTAACAATTTGTGGAGAGAAAGTTCCGCATAAATTTAAGTTCAAGGCTCATTCAGACGGCGATGTGGCAACTCACGCTTTGATAGACGCTATCTTGGGCGCCGCATCTTTAGGCGATATTGGCGAACTATTTCCGGATACCGATGATAAATACAAGGGGGCTGATTCGATAGGGCTTTTAAAGCAGGCTTACAGGCTTGTTCAAAGTGTCGGATTTGAGCTTGTAAATGCCGACATAACTATCATGGCACAAGCTCCGAAACTAAGCGCCTTTAAGCTTAAAATGGCTCAAAATATTGCAGAAGCTCTAAATATAAGCGCAGGCAGGATAAACGTAAAGGCTACAACTACGGAGAAATTGGGATTTGTCGGGCGCGGCGAGGGCATAGCCGCAAGCGTAACGGCAAGTCTTAGATATTATGATTGGACACAGATATGA
- the thiC gene encoding phosphomethylpyrimidine synthase ThiC, with protein MRKDWIKERLNDKTPTQMYYAKRGIITKEMEYVAKVENLSAELVCKEVAKGSMIIPANINHTNLIPMAIGVESKTKVNANIGNSSLASNIDGEIEKLEICLKYGADTVMDLSTGGDLDAIRRAIIAKSTVPVGTVPMYQIIHDVGKIENLDIDTMLKVIEKQAQQGVSYFTIHAGFLLKFMPLIAKRKMGIVSRGGSLMASWMMHYHRENPFYEAFDEICDICAKYDVALSLGDSLRPGCLYDATDEAQLSELKVLGELTLRAWEKNVQVMVEGPGHIPLNEIEYNMKIEQEFCHNAPFYVLGPLVTDIGAGYDHITSAIGGTLAAYHGASMLCYVTPKEHLGLPNAADVRDGIIAHKIAAHAADVARGRKGAIERDHAMSDARYNFDWNKQFELALDPDKARELHDESLPQDVFKEAEFCSMCGPKFCAYKISRNIIKETDVK; from the coding sequence ATGAGAAAAGATTGGATAAAAGAGCGTTTGAACGACAAAACACCGACACAGATGTATTATGCTAAACGCGGGATAATAACAAAAGAGATGGAGTATGTAGCCAAAGTCGAAAATTTAAGCGCCGAGCTAGTGTGTAAAGAAGTAGCAAAAGGCAGCATGATCATACCTGCGAACATAAACCACACAAATTTAATCCCCATGGCGATAGGAGTTGAGTCCAAAACAAAAGTAAACGCCAATATCGGCAACTCAAGCCTAGCAAGCAACATCGATGGCGAGATAGAAAAACTTGAAATTTGCCTAAAATATGGCGCAGATACCGTTATGGATCTCTCAACCGGCGGCGATCTGGACGCCATAAGAAGAGCTATCATAGCTAAATCAACCGTGCCTGTAGGAACGGTGCCTATGTATCAGATCATACATGATGTGGGTAAAATCGAAAATTTAGACATTGACACTATGCTAAAAGTGATAGAAAAGCAAGCTCAGCAAGGAGTGAGCTACTTTACGATACATGCGGGATTTTTGCTTAAATTTATGCCACTAATCGCAAAACGCAAAATGGGCATAGTAAGTCGCGGCGGAAGCCTAATGGCAAGCTGGATGATGCACTATCATAGAGAAAATCCATTCTACGAAGCGTTTGATGAAATTTGCGATATCTGCGCCAAATACGACGTAGCGCTCTCGCTTGGAGATAGTCTGCGCCCGGGATGTTTATATGACGCCACCGATGAAGCGCAACTAAGCGAACTAAAAGTGCTTGGCGAGCTAACGCTTAGAGCATGGGAGAAAAACGTGCAGGTCATGGTCGAAGGTCCAGGTCATATACCTTTAAACGAAATTGAGTATAATATGAAAATAGAACAGGAGTTTTGTCACAATGCGCCGTTTTACGTGCTTGGACCGCTAGTGACCGATATCGGTGCTGGGTATGACCACATCACATCGGCTATCGGCGGAACGCTTGCCGCATATCACGGAGCTAGCATGCTATGCTATGTAACGCCTAAAGAGCATTTAGGCTTACCAAACGCGGCAGACGTAAGAGACGGCATCATCGCTCATAAGATCGCAGCACACGCAGCAGACGTGGCTCGCGGACGAAAAGGCGCGATAGAGCGCGACCATGCGATGAGCGACGCTAGGTATAACTTTGACTGGAACAAGCAGTTTGAACTGGCACTTGACCCTGATAAAGCACGCGAGCTGCACGATGAAAGCTTGCCGCAAGATGTCTTTAAAGAGGCTGAGTTTTGTTCTATGTGCGGGCCAAAATTTTGCGCATATAAAATTTCAAGAAATATTATAAAGGAGACAGATGTTAAGTAA
- a CDS encoding Mrp/NBP35 family ATP-binding protein, whose translation MLSKEQVIERLKGVIYPGFDKDIVSFGFVKNVEIGDKILVEVEIVSSNPDIAKELKVDIARVLGSNEAVINIIQPKIPDEKSNSQSGKNIAPQIKNFVMVSSGKGGVGKSTTTLNLAISMAKLGKKVGVLDADIYGPNIPRMLGEIGTQPQVIGNKLKPILTHGIEMMSMGVLMDEGTSLIWRGSMIMKAIEQLLKDVIWSELDVLFLDMPPGTGDAQLTLAQSVPVTAGICVTTPQVVALDDSKRALDMFEKLHIPIAGVVENMSGFICPESGKEYDIFGKGTTEEIAKAYKTEVIAEVPIEPAVRVGGDSGKPISFYEPNSVTAKRYEKAAARLWEIIENINNDGGADNSSIQPVMDGKSACSK comes from the coding sequence ATGTTAAGTAAAGAACAAGTTATCGAGAGATTAAAAGGGGTTATTTATCCCGGATTTGACAAGGATATCGTGAGTTTTGGATTTGTCAAAAACGTAGAAATCGGCGATAAAATTTTAGTCGAAGTTGAGATCGTAAGCTCAAATCCGGACATAGCAAAAGAGCTAAAAGTCGATATCGCAAGGGTTCTTGGCTCAAACGAAGCGGTTATCAACATAATTCAGCCAAAAATTCCGGACGAAAAGAGCAACAGTCAAAGCGGTAAAAATATCGCTCCTCAAATCAAAAATTTCGTCATGGTAAGCAGCGGAAAAGGCGGAGTTGGCAAATCAACCACAACGCTAAATTTAGCCATCTCCATGGCAAAACTTGGCAAAAAAGTTGGTGTTTTAGATGCCGATATCTACGGACCAAACATCCCTAGAATGCTTGGCGAGATAGGAACCCAGCCACAAGTCATAGGAAACAAGCTAAAGCCTATCTTAACTCACGGCATCGAGATGATGAGTATGGGCGTGCTTATGGATGAGGGCACGAGCCTTATCTGGCGCGGATCTATGATAATGAAAGCTATCGAGCAGCTGCTAAAAGATGTCATTTGGAGCGAGCTTGACGTGCTATTTTTAGATATGCCTCCGGGAACCGGTGACGCGCAGCTAACTCTAGCTCAAAGCGTGCCGGTAACAGCTGGAATTTGCGTAACAACTCCACAAGTTGTCGCACTTGACGATAGCAAAAGAGCGCTTGATATGTTTGAAAAACTTCATATCCCGATAGCCGGCGTTGTAGAAAATATGAGCGGATTTATCTGTCCTGAAAGCGGCAAAGAGTATGATATATTCGGCAAGGGAACAACAGAAGAGATAGCAAAAGCATATAAGACTGAGGTTATCGCCGAAGTGCCGATCGAGCCTGCCGTGCGTGTGGGTGGCGATAGCGGAAAGCCTATAAGCTTTTATGAGCCAAATTCCGTAACCGCAAAACGCTATGAAAAAGCCGCGGCTCGCCTTTGGGAGATAATCGAAAATATAAATAACGATGGCGGAGCCGATAACTCATCGATCCAGCCTGTAATGGACGGCAAGAGCGCTTGCTCGAAGTAA